One Papaver somniferum cultivar HN1 chromosome 10, ASM357369v1, whole genome shotgun sequence genomic window carries:
- the LOC113317617 gene encoding pectinesterase inhibitor-like: protein MLFLVTISFPKSFSIRIVDEKSGSSHGAALIEESCRNTSSYDLCVSSFKSNPKSFKADILGLLRISIDLANLNASRVLHYIDNLIKTSKDVSASVKWCREDYHSSMHARNKAIEALTGGDYLSTNVDISAAGGYTYDCKDEFTMASPTTSSSVGLEELPPELVQMNEIMLKLDDISIEILCRNFMTCD from the coding sequence ATGTTATTCCTTGTCACTATTTCATTTCCTAAATCTTTTTCTATCAGGATTGTCGATGAGAAGAGTGGAAGTAGTCATGGTGCCGCTTTGATCGAAGAATCTTGTAGAAACACGAGCTCTTATGATTTATGCGTATCTTCGTtcaaatctaatcctaagagcTTTAAAGCAGATATCCTAGGTTTGCTAAGGATTTCCATTGATCTTGCTAATCTGAATGCTTCCAGAGTTTTGCATTACATCGACAACTTGATTAAGACCAGTAAAGACGTCAGTGCTAGTGTTAAATGGTGTCGAGAAGATTACCACAGTTCTATGCATGCTCGTAATAAGGCAATCGAGGCACTTACTGGTGGTGATTACCTTTCAACCAACGTGGACATAAGTGCTGCCGGTGGTTACACATATGATTGCAAAGACGAATTTACGATGGCATcaccaacaacatcatcatcagttGGGTTGGAAGAACTTCCACCAGAATTAGTGCAAATGAACGAGATCATGCTTAAACTGGATGATATTTCAATTGAGATTCTTTGTCGTAATTTCATGACGTGCGATTAG
- the LOC113315491 gene encoding pectinesterase 2-like — protein sequence MAHDISIINTAGPNGHQAVALRTEADRCIFYRCRFEGYQDTLYVKRYRQFYRECDIFGTVDFIFGQSTTILQNCNIYDRKPNRGQSITITADGRYGSEKKTGIVLHNCSILATKELDRAKKNFSSYFGRPWRSYSTTVVMQSLIGDFISREGWSPWSKDDNKTLSTLTYIEYKNRGPGAKTKERVKWEGFKVYNNSKDVLKYTVRNFLKGTEWVPSTGVPFTADLV from the coding sequence ATGGCACACGATATTTCCATTATCAATACTGCTGGTCCTAATGGACATCAAGCTGTTGCCCTGAGAACTGAGGCCGACCGATGCATCTTCTACAGATGTAGATTTGAAGGATATCAGGATACACTTTACGTCAAAAGATACAGGCAGTTCTATCGCGAATGCGACATCTTTGGAACTGTAGATTTCATATTCGGACAATCAACTACCATTCTTCAAAACTGCAATATCTACGACAGAAAACCGAATCGAGGACAAAGTATAACGATAACTGCAGATGGAAGATATGGTTCAGAGAAGAAAACCGGAATAGTCTTGCACAATTGTAGCATTTTAGCAACCAAAGAACTCGACCGGGCGAAGAAGAATTTCTCCTCTTATTTTGGCCGCCCATGGAGGTCTTACTCGACCACCGTGGTGATGCAATCACTTATTGGCGATTTTATTTCTCGCGAAGGATGGTCGCCATGGAGTAAAGATGATAACAAGACTTTATCCACATTGACCTAtatagaatacaaaaatagaGGACCGGGTGCCAAGACGAAAGAAAGAGTAAAATGGGAGGGGTTCAAAGTATACAACAACTCTAAAGATGTCCTCAAATATACGGTTAGGAATTTTCTTAAAGGGACTGAATGGGTTCCCTCCACCGGAGTCCCATTTACCGCTGATTTAGTGTAA